A single genomic interval of Prochlorococcus marinus XMU1406 harbors:
- a CDS encoding DUF3038 domain-containing protein translates to MTVLTRGNQVSRKSIEKLDLLLLILETIDLNGIQSLYALSNRLNLNNVLPNKVTIWKLRNNNPLRKSYVTNNIKLNEFDALIRITVEMSKYLYPYIREILKSKEDIEENSVIWNDFNKRFIELIKERFNIDTIRVKKLLNQAENDEIITKSLLILSFCISNQGYQKLKNFLYDF, encoded by the coding sequence ATTACAGTTTTAACTAGAGGAAATCAGGTATCAAGAAAATCTATAGAGAAGCTTGATTTATTACTATTAATACTAGAAACTATCGACTTAAATGGCATTCAGTCCCTTTACGCCTTATCAAATAGGCTTAATTTAAATAATGTTTTACCAAATAAAGTTACTATTTGGAAATTAAGGAACAATAATCCATTGAGAAAATCTTATGTTACAAACAATATTAAACTTAACGAATTCGATGCTTTAATTAGAATTACAGTTGAAATGTCTAAATATTTATATCCTTATATCAGAGAGATACTAAAATCTAAAGAAGATATTGAAGAGAATTCAGTTATTTGGAATGATTTTAATAAGAGATTTATTGAGTTGATTAAAGAGAGATTTAATATAGATACTATTAGAGTGAAAAAGCTTTTAAATCAAGCTGAAAATGATGAAATTATCACAAAATCTTTGCTTATTTTATCTTTTTGCATCTCAAATCAGGGTTATCAAAAGTTGAAGAATTTTCTATACGATTTTTAA
- a CDS encoding DUF2949 domain-containing protein, with translation MNNYISKEMIIYLFNVVGLDESSIELGIKLSIKNNTPLPILLWSYGMLTIEELDKLYSFLFQKMD, from the coding sequence ATGAATAATTATATATCTAAAGAAATGATAATTTATTTATTTAATGTAGTAGGTTTAGATGAATCATCTATTGAACTTGGCATAAAATTATCTATCAAAAATAATACTCCATTACCAATATTATTGTGGAGTTATGGAATGCTAACTATTGAAGAACTAGATAAGTTATATTCATTTTTATTTCAAAAAATGGATTAA
- a CDS encoding FAD-dependent monooxygenase — MKNKFNFKIVGSGPTGLLLSIALSKFDCNIFLTDLLTKDRLIDKDKTYAITHSTRKILSKFRLWKKLEPFLYGFDTLSISDSVTSALTNLSTSDLDDDISSSENIGWVVKHSDLMNVFFQEIDNYENIFFMTPQRLLRKKILIDYQFFSTGANSLDKKFLDFVDIKKSYSQSCLTFKVSLRGHCEKRAYEIFRKEGPLALLPLGKNLYQVIWTSSTLKATERLNSDKNFLMDNLSTILPVEFNLDQIVGEFNIFPVSLSLNLPVLNFKKLVFVGDAFHTFHPVGGQGLNSCWRDVNTIYDLLNKNTAITKMQLTSFKFKYFSSRILDIIVTIFITDSLISIFANRNVFLFPIRKFSFLLLNNFLFIRKLVLNQMTKSLIYSSIK, encoded by the coding sequence ATGAAAAATAAATTCAATTTTAAAATTGTTGGATCCGGTCCCACTGGTCTATTACTTTCAATTGCACTTTCAAAATTTGATTGCAATATTTTTTTAACTGATTTATTAACAAAAGATAGATTAATTGATAAAGATAAAACTTATGCAATTACTCACTCAACAAGAAAAATCTTATCTAAATTCAGACTTTGGAAAAAATTAGAACCATTTTTATATGGCTTTGATACCCTTTCAATTTCAGATAGTGTAACTTCTGCTTTGACCAATTTATCAACTTCTGACCTAGATGATGATATAAGTTCTTCTGAAAATATTGGCTGGGTAGTTAAACATTCGGATCTCATGAACGTATTTTTTCAAGAGATTGATAATTATGAAAATATTTTTTTTATGACACCACAGAGATTATTACGTAAAAAAATATTAATTGATTATCAATTCTTTTCAACAGGAGCAAACTCACTTGATAAAAAATTCTTAGATTTTGTTGATATTAAAAAATCTTATAGTCAGTCTTGTTTAACTTTTAAAGTTTCTCTTAGAGGTCATTGTGAAAAACGTGCTTATGAAATTTTTAGAAAAGAAGGACCCCTTGCATTATTACCTTTAGGAAAAAACTTATATCAAGTAATTTGGACTTCCAGTACATTAAAGGCAACTGAAAGGTTAAATTCTGATAAGAATTTTTTAATGGATAATTTATCAACTATCTTGCCGGTTGAATTTAATTTGGATCAAATAGTTGGAGAATTTAATATTTTTCCTGTTTCATTATCCTTAAATTTACCAGTTTTAAATTTTAAAAAATTAGTTTTTGTTGGAGATGCATTTCATACATTTCATCCTGTTGGTGGTCAGGGTCTAAATAGTTGTTGGAGAGATGTTAATACTATTTATGATCTTTTAAATAAAAATACTGCTATTACTAAAATGCAACTGACATCATTTAAATTTAAGTATTTTTCTAGCAGGATTTTAGATATTATCGTTACTATTTTCATAACTGACTCATTGATATCAATTTTTGCTAATAGAAACGTTTTTTTATTCCCAATAAGGAAATTTTCATTTTTACTTTTAAATAATTTTCTTTTTATAAGAAAATTAGTCCTAAATCAAATGACTAAATCTCTAATTTACTCTAGTATTAAATAA
- the dapB gene encoding 4-hydroxy-tetrahydrodipicolinate reductase, whose translation MIENSKKPIPVLVSGALGRMGSEVVNTVLNSTDCELVAAIDINEKNNGSNISELLNVENCDVFVSNDFEGTLCSVSQNYRNEKIKPVLVDFTHPDSVYENTRSAIAYGVSPVVGTTGLSPSQIQDLSVFAQKASVGCAIIPNFSVGMVLLQQAASVAARFYNNIELIEMHHNQKADSPSGTCIKTAEMIEEYPKKFNQNLVKESESLKGVRGGLRDSGINIHSVRLPGLLAHQLVIMGSPGETYTIKHDTIDRKAYMPGVLQAIKKIGNYETLVYGLEKLIF comes from the coding sequence ATGATTGAAAATTCTAAAAAACCCATACCAGTACTAGTTTCCGGAGCTTTAGGCAGAATGGGTAGCGAAGTTGTTAATACTGTATTAAATTCCACAGATTGTGAACTTGTTGCAGCAATCGACATAAACGAAAAGAACAATGGCTCAAATATTTCTGAATTATTAAATGTTGAAAATTGTGATGTTTTTGTTTCTAATGATTTTGAAGGAACTTTATGTTCTGTTAGTCAAAATTATAGAAATGAAAAAATCAAACCTGTGCTGGTTGATTTTACTCATCCTGATTCTGTATATGAAAATACCAGATCAGCTATTGCATATGGTGTATCACCAGTCGTAGGAACTACAGGTCTAAGCCCTTCGCAAATACAAGATTTGTCTGTTTTTGCTCAGAAAGCATCCGTTGGTTGTGCAATAATTCCTAATTTTTCAGTAGGTATGGTTCTTCTTCAGCAGGCGGCATCAGTAGCTGCTAGGTTTTATAACAATATTGAATTAATAGAGATGCATCATAATCAAAAAGCTGATTCACCTAGTGGGACATGTATAAAAACTGCAGAAATGATTGAAGAATATCCAAAGAAATTTAATCAGAATTTAGTAAAAGAGTCTGAGTCATTGAAAGGTGTACGGGGTGGGCTCAGAGATTCAGGAATTAATATACATTCTGTAAGATTACCAGGATTACTCGCTCATCAGTTAGTAATTATGGGTTCTCCAGGTGAAACTTACACAATTAAGCATGACACTATTGATAGAAAGGCATATATGCCAGGAGTTTTACAGGCTATTAAAAAGATAGGTAATTATGAAACATTAGTTTACGGACTTGAAAAATTGATTTTTTAA
- a CDS encoding magnesium chelatase subunit H — MFTQVRSANRRVSPVEDNKHKVVIKAVYVVLEPQYQNSLTEAAKSINKMNGPIGIDLSGYLIEELRNDSNFEDFKEDIANADIFVASLIFIEDLAQKVVDAVSPFKDKLKASIVFPSMPEVMRLNKLGSFSMSQLGQSKSIIGDLIKKKKESDGASFQDSMLKLLNTLPSILKYLPVEKAQDARTFILSFQYWLGGTTENLKNFLLMISEKYAVSEIIKDQIEEFKIQDPETFPDLGIWHPLAPCMFESLKEYQNWENNRKDIKPKDDKTPTIGLVLQRSHIVTGDDAHYVAVIQELEYRGARVLPIFCGGLDFSKPVKEFYYDSINNDQPIVDGVVSLTGFALVGGPARQDHPKAIEALKRLNRPYMVALPLVFQTTQEWEDSDLGLHPVQVALQIAIPELDGAIEPIILSGRDDATGKAHTLQDRVDVIAERAIKWSTLRVKQRKDKKLAITVFSFPPDKGNVGTAAYLNVFGSIYRVLLEMKSKGYQIDELPNNSKELMEKVINNPEAMDGSPELNIAHKMSVKEYEEFTPYSQRLEENWGKPPGNLNSDGQNLLIYGKHFGNVFIGVQPTFGYEGDPMRLLYSRSASPHHGFAAYYTYVEKIWGADAVLHFGTHGSLEFMPGKQMGMSETCYPDSLIGSLPNLYYYAANNPSEATIAKRRGYASTISYLTPPAENAGLYKGLKELSELVGSYQQLRENSRGIQIVNAIVETSKQCNLDKDVELPSKDVEDLSLDERDLFVGNVYKQLMEIESRLLPCGLHTIGEAPTAEEAVATLVNIASLEREQEGLRSLPGLLAESMGLTIEQIYDGNNKGELKFVELNEKIIKTARESIFAMVNSLKIVDGRVYLEKSLLSKLFDFFKVFGLNLPTPWLRVCNLNGFNEVNQKELNKLFDYLLFCLEQVCADKEMDSLIKALDGNYVLPGPGGDPIRNPGVLPSGKNIHALDPQSIPTTAAVAAAKSVVDKLIERQKEEQGTWPETIACVLWGTDNIKTYGESLAQILWFVGVKPKPDSVGRINKLELIPLEELGRPRIDVVVNCSGVFRDLFINQMALIDQAVKLAAEADEPLESNFVRKHSLEQAEKEGTSIREASARVFSNASGSYSSNVNLAVENSTWEEENELQEMYLSRKTYAFNADNPGEMNQKREVFESVMKTADVTFQNLDSSEISLTDVSHYFDSDPTKLIKTLRDDGKEPSSYIADTTTSNAQVRTLGETIRLDSRTKLLNPKWYEGMLKSGYEGVRELSNRLNYTLGWSATSGQVDNFVYEETNETFINDEEMRKRLMDLNPNSFRRIVGTLLEVNGRGYWETSDENIEQLKELYQEVEDKIEGVKE; from the coding sequence ATGTTTACGCAGGTCCGCTCAGCAAACCGCAGAGTATCTCCTGTTGAGGATAACAAACACAAAGTTGTAATAAAAGCAGTTTATGTTGTCCTTGAGCCACAATACCAAAATTCCTTAACGGAAGCTGCAAAGTCAATAAATAAGATGAATGGGCCAATAGGTATAGATCTTAGCGGCTATCTTATCGAAGAACTTAGGAATGATAGTAATTTTGAAGATTTTAAAGAAGATATAGCTAATGCAGATATATTTGTTGCTTCTCTAATTTTCATTGAAGATCTTGCTCAAAAAGTAGTTGATGCAGTATCTCCATTTAAAGACAAACTTAAAGCATCAATTGTTTTTCCCTCCATGCCAGAGGTAATGAGATTAAATAAGTTAGGTTCATTTAGTATGTCCCAACTTGGCCAATCTAAAAGTATTATTGGAGATTTAATAAAAAAGAAAAAAGAATCTGATGGAGCTAGTTTCCAAGATTCAATGTTGAAGTTATTAAATACACTACCTTCAATACTAAAATATCTACCAGTAGAAAAAGCTCAAGATGCTAGAACATTTATTCTGAGTTTTCAGTACTGGTTAGGTGGTACCACTGAGAACTTAAAAAACTTCTTGTTAATGATTTCTGAAAAGTATGCTGTTTCAGAGATCATAAAAGATCAAATAGAAGAATTTAAAATTCAAGACCCTGAAACATTCCCAGATTTAGGCATTTGGCATCCTCTTGCTCCTTGCATGTTTGAAAGTCTTAAAGAATATCAAAATTGGGAAAATAATAGAAAAGATATAAAACCTAAAGATGACAAAACTCCAACAATAGGTTTAGTGCTTCAAAGGAGTCATATCGTTACGGGAGATGATGCTCATTATGTTGCTGTTATTCAAGAATTGGAATACCGAGGTGCGAGGGTACTACCTATCTTCTGTGGAGGTCTAGATTTTTCGAAACCAGTTAAAGAATTTTATTATGATTCAATAAATAATGATCAACCTATAGTAGATGGAGTTGTATCTCTAACAGGATTTGCACTAGTTGGTGGGCCAGCAAGACAAGATCATCCTAAAGCTATTGAAGCTCTAAAAAGGTTAAACAGACCCTATATGGTTGCACTTCCATTAGTCTTCCAAACCACACAAGAATGGGAAGATAGTGATCTAGGGTTACACCCAGTTCAGGTAGCACTTCAGATTGCAATTCCAGAGCTTGATGGTGCTATAGAACCTATTATTCTCTCAGGTCGTGATGATGCTACAGGTAAGGCGCATACACTCCAAGATCGAGTTGATGTAATCGCAGAAAGAGCCATAAAATGGTCAACTTTAAGAGTTAAACAAAGAAAGGACAAAAAATTAGCCATCACAGTATTTAGTTTTCCACCAGACAAAGGAAATGTTGGTACGGCAGCATACTTAAATGTTTTCGGTTCAATTTATAGAGTACTCCTTGAAATGAAATCCAAAGGATATCAAATAGATGAACTTCCAAATAATTCAAAAGAATTAATGGAAAAAGTAATTAATAACCCTGAAGCAATGGACGGCTCTCCCGAGTTAAATATCGCTCATAAGATGTCAGTAAAAGAATACGAAGAGTTCACACCATATTCACAAAGACTTGAAGAGAATTGGGGTAAACCTCCTGGAAACCTAAATAGTGACGGACAAAATCTTCTTATTTATGGAAAACATTTTGGAAATGTTTTTATAGGTGTTCAACCAACATTCGGTTATGAAGGTGATCCAATGAGGTTACTTTATTCAAGAAGTGCAAGTCCTCATCATGGTTTTGCCGCTTATTACACCTATGTAGAAAAAATCTGGGGAGCTGATGCTGTTCTTCATTTTGGAACTCACGGATCACTTGAATTTATGCCTGGTAAACAGATGGGCATGAGTGAAACATGCTATCCGGATTCTCTCATTGGATCATTACCTAATTTGTATTACTATGCTGCTAATAATCCTTCTGAAGCTACAATCGCGAAAAGAAGAGGTTATGCCTCAACCATTAGCTATTTAACTCCTCCAGCAGAAAATGCAGGACTCTACAAAGGACTTAAAGAACTAAGCGAACTTGTTGGTTCTTATCAACAACTAAGAGAAAATAGTAGAGGTATTCAAATAGTTAATGCAATAGTCGAGACTTCTAAACAATGTAATCTTGATAAGGATGTTGAGCTCCCTTCAAAAGATGTAGAAGATCTCTCATTAGATGAAAGAGATTTATTTGTTGGTAATGTCTATAAACAGTTGATGGAAATTGAAAGTAGATTATTACCTTGCGGTCTTCATACTATTGGAGAAGCTCCAACAGCAGAAGAAGCTGTAGCAACTCTTGTAAATATTGCATCTTTAGAGAGAGAACAAGAGGGATTAAGATCTCTTCCTGGACTACTTGCTGAATCCATGGGTCTGACTATTGAACAAATTTATGATGGTAATAATAAAGGTGAACTCAAATTTGTAGAGTTAAATGAAAAAATCATAAAGACAGCAAGAGAGTCTATTTTTGCGATGGTCAACTCTTTAAAAATTGTTGATGGCAGAGTTTATTTAGAAAAATCACTTCTTTCCAAATTGTTTGACTTTTTTAAAGTATTTGGTCTGAATTTACCTACCCCTTGGCTAAGAGTCTGCAACTTAAATGGATTTAATGAAGTTAACCAGAAGGAATTAAATAAATTATTTGATTACTTACTTTTCTGTTTGGAACAGGTCTGTGCTGATAAAGAAATGGATAGCCTCATTAAAGCATTAGATGGAAATTATGTTTTACCTGGACCAGGTGGAGATCCTATAAGAAATCCAGGTGTTTTACCCAGTGGTAAAAATATCCATGCACTTGATCCACAATCAATTCCTACGACAGCAGCTGTAGCTGCTGCAAAGTCAGTTGTTGACAAACTAATTGAGAGACAAAAGGAAGAGCAAGGGACTTGGCCTGAAACAATTGCTTGTGTTTTATGGGGTACTGATAACATCAAAACTTATGGAGAATCACTTGCTCAAATCTTATGGTTTGTTGGGGTAAAACCAAAACCAGATTCTGTTGGAAGAATCAACAAATTAGAATTAATCCCTTTAGAAGAATTAGGTAGACCAAGAATAGATGTAGTCGTTAACTGCTCAGGAGTATTTAGAGATCTATTTATAAATCAGATGGCATTAATAGATCAGGCGGTCAAATTAGCGGCTGAGGCTGATGAACCATTGGAATCCAATTTTGTAAGGAAACATTCGCTAGAACAAGCAGAAAAAGAAGGTACCTCTATCAGAGAAGCTTCAGCGAGAGTATTCTCTAATGCGAGTGGAAGCTACAGTTCAAATGTTAATTTAGCCGTAGAAAACTCAACTTGGGAGGAAGAAAATGAATTACAAGAAATGTATTTATCACGCAAAACATACGCTTTTAATGCTGATAATCCAGGTGAGATGAATCAAAAAAGAGAGGTATTTGAGTCAGTAATGAAAACAGCAGATGTTACATTTCAAAACCTTGATTCCTCAGAGATTTCATTAACAGATGTAAGTCATTATTTTGATTCAGATCCAACCAAATTGATTAAGACACTAAGAGATGACGGAAAAGAACCAAGTAGCTACATAGCAGACACTACTACTTCTAATGCTCAAGTTAGAACACTTGGAGAAACTATCAGATTAGACTCAAGAACAAAACTTTTAAATCCTAAATGGTATGAAGGTATGCTTAAATCTGGTTATGAAGGAGTTAGAGAACTTTCTAACAGACTTAATTACACTCTTGGATGGAGTGCGACAAGTGGTCAAGTAGATAATTTTGTATATGAAGAAACTAATGAAACATTTATAAATGACGAAGAGATGAGGAAAAGATTAATGGATCTTAATCCTAATAGTTTCAGAAGAATTGTTGGAACTTTGCTAGAAGTCAATGGCAGGGGATATTGGGAAACTTCAGATGAAAATATTGAACAGTTGAAAGAGCTATACCAAGAGGTAGAGGATAAAATCGAAGGAGTTAAAGAATAA
- the folP gene encoding dihydropteroate synthase — translation MPIINKKDPWPKGWGQKTSIMGVINLTPDSFSDGGELNSSKKVLDLVNHFLCNGVDVIDLGAQSTRPGAEEVGPCIEIKRLIPYLKLIKSEYPDVLISIDTFNSEVAYEALLNGANWINDVTGGRRDINILDVVSKFDCPFVITHSRGNSQNMNELSNYEDVLNDVKNSLDNLIKNALEKNISKRNIIVDPGIGFSKDIVHNLEILKHLDVFKKWNLPILIGASRKRFIGEILNEKKPKERDIGTLAVSCLCSQFNIDIVRVHNVELNYQILKVADRIYRK, via the coding sequence TTGCCAATTATCAATAAGAAAGATCCATGGCCAAAAGGCTGGGGACAAAAAACTTCAATTATGGGGGTTATTAATTTAACTCCAGATTCATTTAGTGATGGTGGTGAATTAAACTCTTCAAAAAAAGTTTTGGATCTAGTTAATCATTTTTTGTGTAATGGTGTGGATGTTATAGATCTTGGTGCTCAGAGTACAAGGCCTGGGGCTGAGGAAGTGGGCCCTTGTATAGAAATAAAAAGATTGATCCCATATCTGAAATTAATAAAATCTGAATATCCAGATGTTTTAATTTCTATTGATACCTTTAATTCTGAGGTCGCTTATGAAGCTCTTTTAAATGGTGCTAATTGGATAAATGATGTCACTGGAGGAAGAAGAGATATAAATATTTTGGATGTTGTATCTAAATTCGACTGCCCATTCGTTATAACTCATAGTCGTGGAAATAGTCAAAATATGAATGAACTATCTAATTACGAAGATGTATTGAATGATGTTAAGAATTCGCTTGATAATTTAATAAAAAATGCTTTAGAAAAAAATATTTCTAAGAGAAATATAATAGTTGATCCTGGAATTGGTTTTTCAAAGGATATTGTTCATAATTTGGAAATTTTAAAACACTTAGATGTATTTAAAAAATGGAATTTGCCAATTTTGATAGGTGCATCCAGGAAAAGATTTATAGGAGAAATTTTGAATGAGAAAAAACCAAAGGAAAGAGATATTGGAACACTTGCAGTAAGCTGTCTTTGTTCTCAATTTAATATTGATATTGTGAGAGTTCACAACGTGGAACTAAATTATCAAATTCTGAAAGTAGCTGATAGGATTTACAGAAAATAA
- the tpiA gene encoding triose-phosphate isomerase, with the protein MRKSVIAGNWKMHMTCAEAKSYLEEFIPLIKKINNDRKIVIAPPFTAISTFSGHSDFNYLDISSQNIHWEEEGAFTAEISPKMLLEHGVSYAIVGHSEPRKYFSESDEQINKRAVFAQSSGLTPIVCVGETLEQRERGEADRVITRQVEQGLENTDPSNLIVAYEPIWAIGTGKTCEAKDANKICSLIRKLIGFDDVIIQYGGSVKPNNIDEIMSMTDIDGVLVGGASLDPKSFARIANYQ; encoded by the coding sequence TTGAGAAAATCTGTTATTGCTGGTAATTGGAAAATGCATATGACTTGTGCTGAAGCTAAGTCTTATTTAGAAGAGTTTATACCTTTAATAAAAAAAATAAATAATGATCGTAAAATTGTTATTGCGCCACCTTTTACAGCGATTTCAACCTTTTCTGGACATTCTGATTTTAATTATTTAGATATTTCTAGTCAAAATATTCATTGGGAGGAAGAAGGAGCATTTACTGCAGAAATATCCCCCAAAATGCTTCTTGAACATGGTGTCTCATATGCAATAGTTGGCCACAGTGAACCAAGGAAATATTTTAGTGAAAGTGACGAACAAATTAATAAAAGAGCAGTTTTTGCTCAATCTAGTGGACTAACTCCGATAGTTTGTGTTGGAGAAACATTAGAACAAAGAGAAAGAGGAGAAGCTGATAGAGTTATTACTAGACAGGTTGAACAAGGATTAGAAAATACAGATCCATCAAATTTAATTGTTGCATATGAACCAATATGGGCTATTGGGACAGGTAAAACATGTGAGGCTAAAGACGCTAACAAGATATGTTCTTTGATTAGGAAATTAATAGGTTTTGATGATGTAATTATTCAATATGGAGGATCTGTTAAGCCTAATAATATTGACGAAATTATGTCAATGACTGATATAGATGGGGTCTTAGTTGGAGGGGCTTCATTAGATCCGAAAAGTTTTGCAAGAATTGCCAATTATCAATAA
- a CDS encoding RNA-binding S4 domain-containing protein, with translation MKLDQFLKWKNLVSSGGEAKVFIKSGSVRVNGVIETRRGRKLNKGDKVIFLKNELIFE, from the coding sequence ATGAAATTGGATCAATTCTTAAAATGGAAAAATTTGGTCTCTTCTGGTGGAGAAGCAAAAGTTTTTATTAAATCCGGTTCTGTTAGGGTTAATGGTGTAATAGAAACTAGGAGAGGAAGAAAATTAAATAAAGGAGATAAAGTTATATTTCTAAAAAATGAATTAATTTTTGAATAA
- a CDS encoding ABC transporter ATP-binding protein encodes MLIYVACWPLLAYLAGNLIPAIGSGDLSKVSNIIIKSLFVFLVQKTAQFGQDVFIAKPSLEISEVMRGNLFSKIQKIKMNSVEQISAGDITYRLTEDADRVSEVIYKTAQDTIPCTLQLIAVIVYMFYLDWSLTLSTFVLAPLIILSVNSFGRRVLFASEKSQESTSNLAGLIGESINGMSTIRAFAAENWIEKRFYKRLSANKKAKYKTLKLLAFQHPVVGFVEAFGILAILGLGAARINLGLLTSEEFSSFFAAILMLIDPISHVSTNFNDYKQAEASIKRLKNINLEPIEDDRENLKKISNIEGKISFKKVNFAYKIENQVLKNINLEIKKGEVTAFVGASGAGKSTMLALILKFITPNNGEIFIDDKNLKLLNTKDIRKKIALVQQQPFLFSGKIIDVIRMGRNFTKEEVIESARKANAHNFIQKLPEKYETKITERGSNFSGGQIQRIAIARAILGNPSILLLDEATSALDAESESEVQESLNRAMKDRTVIVIAHRLATTQEANKIVVFDKGEIIEVGKHIDLINKSGIYKELCEKQLIKKL; translated from the coding sequence ATGCTTATATATGTAGCTTGTTGGCCTTTGTTAGCTTATTTAGCTGGAAACTTAATTCCAGCAATTGGATCTGGTGATCTCTCAAAAGTCTCTAACATAATAATTAAGTCTTTATTTGTATTTTTAGTTCAAAAAACTGCTCAATTTGGACAAGATGTATTCATAGCAAAACCATCTTTAGAAATTAGTGAAGTAATGAGAGGAAATTTATTTAGCAAAATTCAAAAAATAAAGATGAATTCTGTTGAACAAATTTCAGCCGGAGACATAACATATAGATTAACAGAAGATGCAGATAGGGTAAGCGAAGTTATTTATAAAACAGCTCAGGATACTATTCCGTGTACCTTACAATTAATAGCGGTTATAGTGTATATGTTTTATTTAGATTGGTCACTAACATTATCAACTTTTGTTCTAGCACCATTGATTATTCTTTCAGTTAATAGTTTTGGAAGAAGAGTTTTATTCGCATCTGAAAAAAGTCAAGAATCAACAAGTAATTTAGCTGGCTTAATAGGTGAATCTATAAATGGGATGTCGACGATAAGGGCTTTTGCTGCAGAAAATTGGATTGAGAAAAGATTTTATAAAAGATTAAGTGCAAATAAAAAAGCAAAATATAAAACACTAAAATTACTTGCATTTCAACATCCAGTTGTAGGTTTTGTTGAAGCATTTGGAATATTAGCAATATTAGGCTTAGGCGCCGCAAGAATCAATCTAGGCCTTCTAACAAGCGAAGAATTTAGTAGTTTCTTTGCTGCAATATTGATGCTTATTGATCCAATAAGCCATGTAAGTACAAATTTTAATGACTATAAACAGGCAGAAGCCTCAATAAAAAGGTTGAAAAACATAAATCTAGAACCAATTGAAGATGATAGAGAAAATTTAAAAAAGATATCCAATATAGAAGGCAAAATTAGTTTCAAAAAAGTTAATTTCGCTTACAAAATAGAAAATCAAGTTCTTAAAAATATAAATTTAGAAATAAAAAAAGGGGAAGTCACAGCTTTCGTTGGAGCTTCTGGGGCTGGTAAAAGTACAATGTTGGCTTTGATATTAAAATTTATAACTCCAAATAATGGAGAAATTTTTATTGATGATAAAAATCTTAAGTTATTAAATACAAAAGATATTAGAAAAAAGATTGCATTAGTACAACAACAGCCTTTTTTGTTTTCAGGAAAAATTATTGATGTAATTAGAATGGGCAGAAATTTTACAAAAGAAGAAGTTATAGAATCAGCAAGAAAAGCTAACGCTCATAACTTCATTCAAAAGCTTCCTGAAAAATATGAAACTAAGATAACTGAAAGAGGATCAAATTTCTCAGGTGGTCAAATACAGAGGATAGCAATTGCAAGAGCTATACTTGGGAACCCATCAATTCTTCTTTTAGATGAGGCGACAAGTGCGTTAGATGCAGAATCAGAATCTGAGGTCCAAGAAAGTCTTAATAGAGCCATGAAGGATAGAACAGTTATTGTAATTGCTCATAGATTAGCCACTACTCAAGAGGCAAATAAAATA